The stretch of DNA TTCGAGCGTTACCTGACGCTCGGTTCGCGCCGCGGGGTTGACCTCACGTTGTTGCGCGAACGCGTCGCCCGCCTGAGGCGACAGGAGGACCGCGAGTGAGAGCGTACAAAGGTGTCGTAGAGGGCGGCGTGGTGGTTCTCAAGGATTGCAAGCTGCCCGAGGGAACGGTTGTGACCATCACGGTGGGCGAGGGCGAACTGCTGCGCGCCACCATTGCCAGCGCCCTGAAGCGGCCCAAAAAGCTGCGGGTGCGCCTGAGGCCCGAGCCGGGGGGGCTGACCCTGGCTGCGCATTCGAGCCGCAAGGTCGTGAAGTGAGGCGATCTCTTCTGGTTCGGCGGATTCGTATATGCCCCACGTGACCCTGGTGCCCACTCCGGTGGGCAACCTTTCCGATATCACCCTGCGCGCCCTCGAGGTTCTCAAGAACGCCGACGCGGTGGCCGCCGAGGATACCCGGGTAAGCGGCTCGCTGCTGCGGCACTACGGGATCGACAAGCCGCTGGTGCGCCTTGATCAGCACACCATGCGTTCTCGAGCCCCCGGGGTTCTCGAGCAGTATCCCCGACTGGCTTTCGTGACCGATGCCGGAACGCCGGGTATCTCGGATCCCGGTGAGGAACTGGTGCGCATCGTCCTCGAGGCGGGCGGCACGGTGGAGGTGCTGCCCGGTGCGACCGCGCTGATTCCGGCGCTGGTGCTGTCGGGCTTTTCGACCGCGCGCTTTCACTTCGAGGGGTTCATGCCGCGCTCGGGCAGAGAGCGGCGCGAGCGGCTGGCCGAACTGGTCGATCGCACGGTCACCTCGGTGTTTTATGAAAGCCCGCACCGCCTGGTGGATACGCTCGAAGAGCTCGCGGCCCTGGCCCCGGGACGCGCGGTGTCGGTGACGCGCGAACTCAGCAAGAAGTTCGAGGAGACCTACCGCGGCAGCCTCGAGGAGGCCGCTGCGCACTTTGCGGGCGGGGTGAAGGGTGAGGTGGTGGTGGTTCTCTCGGGGGCAGCGCCGCGTGACCCGCACGCCGGGGTGGATTTTCGGGGGCTGGCACGGGCGGCGGCCCTGGAAGGCAAGTCCACGCGGGAGATCCGGGACCTGCTGGTTCAGTCCGGTTTACGTAAGAACGACGCTTATGTGTTAGCGTTGGAGGCGATCGGCGCGGCGCAGTAAATCATTCGTAGTCCAGGCGCCCGCCACAGCGAGGTACTTGCATGAAGCGAATCGCAGTCCTGACCAGCGGCGGCGACGCGCCGGGCATGAACGCGGCCATCCGCGCCGTTGTGCGCTCGGCCGCCTGCCAGGGCATCGAGGTGGTCGGCGTCCGCCGCGGTTTCACCGGCACGATCGAGGGCGACTTACGCCTGCTCGGTCCGCGTGACGTCGCCAACATTATCCAGCGCGGTGGCACCATCTTGGGCACCGCCCGCTCGCACCGCTTCCGCAGCCCCGAAGGCCGTGCCCAGGCCGCCGAGAACCTGCGGAACTTCGGAGTGGAGGGCCTGGTGGTGATCGGCGGGGACGGCTCGTTCCACGGTGCCCACTACCTGATGGAAGAACAGGGCATTCCGGTGGTCGGCCTGCCCGGCACCATCGACAATGACCTGTACGGCACCGATTACACCATCGGCTATGACACCGCCGTGGAAACGGCCCTGGGGGCCATCGACAAACTGCGTGACACCGCCGCCTCGCACGACCGCATCTTCGTGGTGGAGGTCATGGGCCGCAAGGCCGGCCACATCGCTCTGGACGTGGCCATCGCCGGGGGGGCCGAGGAGGTCTTGATTCCCGAGGACAACCTGCCGATCGAACGCGTGATCGAGTCGATCCGCCAGAGCATCGAGCGCGGCAAGACCTCCTCGATCGTGATCGTGGCAGAGGGCGTGGATGGCGGCGCGATGCGGGTGCGCGACCTGATCGAACAGGGAACCGGACTCGAGGCGCGCGCGACCATCTTGGGCCACATTCAGCGCGGCGGAACGCCCACCTCGGCCGACCGCATCCTGGCGAGCCGTCTGGGCGACGCGGCCGTGAGTGCCCTGGCCTCGGGCACCCGCGGCGTGATGCTGGGCATCGTGAACAACCGCATCGTGGAAACCCCGCTGCCCGAAACCTGGGAGCGGCACAAGGACGTGAACCGGGAACTGTACCGCTGCGCCAAGATATTGGCGATCTGAAGGTACGACCTCGGCAACAGGGCAGCCCGGAACTTCCGGGCTGCCCTGTGCCGTTCGAGGCGGCGGCCTGCGTCTCCCCTGCCCTGACCCTCGAGGCCGCCCGGACATACCGGATGTGGTATGCCTGAGCGTTTTCGCGTACTGCGCGACAAATTTTCCTCTTTAGCCCGTACAATGAGCCATGCTGTTTTCCCGCCTTGCCCTTGCGCAGCGCGAGCGGGCCACCCTGGCCCCCTACGCCACCTTCTCGGACCAGAGCCGGGGCCGCCGTTTCGAAGAAGCCGAGAGTGCTTTCCGCACCCCGTTCCAGAAGGACCGCGACCGGGTGCTGCACACCACCGCCTTCCGCCGCCTCGAGTACAAGACCCAGGTGTTCGTGAACTACGAGGGCGACTACTACCGGACCCGCCTGACCCACACCCTCGAGGTGGCCCAGGTGGCGCGCTCGCTCTCGCTGGCTTTGGGCCTCAACGAAACGCTGGCCGAGACCATCGCGCTCGCCCACGACCTGGGGCACCCGCCTTTCGGGCACGCGGGCGAGCACATTCTGGACCAGCTGATGCGCGCGCGCGGGGCGGGAGGCTTCGAGCACAACCGTCAGAGCCTGCGGATCGTGACCAAGCTCGAGAAGCGCTACCCGGACTTCGAGGGCCTGAACCTGTCCTGGGAGACCCTCGAGGGCATCGTAAAGCACGAGACGGTGTACGACGCGCCCGATGGGGCGGGCACCGCGGACGAGTACGAGCCGCAGTGGCGGCCCAGCCTCGAGGCGCAGGTCGCCAACGTGTCCGATGAGACCGCGTACAACGCGCACGACCTCGACGACGGGCTGCGCAGCGGCCTGATCACCCCGACCGACTTGGTGGGCCTGCGGCTGTGGGACCACTTCACCTCCGAGCTGGGTTTTGATCCGTACCGGGTCAGCGAGCTCGAGCGGCGCATCCTGATCCGTGAGTTGCTCGGCTGGATCATCACCGACCTGATCGAGGAGAGCCAGCGGCGCCTCGAGGCAGCCGGAATCCGCACCCTCGAGGACGTGCGGGCGCACCGAGCTCCCCTGATCGGTCACACCCCCGAGGCCGAGGCGATGCTCAAAGAGCTCAAGGCCTTCTTGTACGAGCGGCTGTACCACCACTATCGGGTGGTGCGGCAGGTGCACAAGGCCGAGCATTTCCTGACCACGCTGTTTGGGGCTTACACCTCGCGGCCGGCGATCCTGCCGCCGGAGGTGCGGGCGAACATCGAGCGCCGGGGCCTCGAGCGGGCGGTGTGCGACTATCTGGCGGGCATGACCGACCGCTATGCCATGGACGAGTACACCCGGCTGTACGCCCCCTATCAGCGCACCTGAGAACGCTTGACAGTCTCTGCGAAGGGTGCTACACTGCCTTTCGCTTGCTCACGGGAGTAGCTCAGTTGGTTAGAGCGCACGCCTGATAAGCGTGAGGTCGGCAGTTCAAATCTGCCCTTCCGTACCACCTAATAAAGCCCCGGGTTACCGGGGCTTTATTTTTTGATCTGCGTGGACAGGGCGGTATTCGGAACACCTGCTCGTAACGAGCGTGTCCAGCGACTTTGCCCGTTCTTCATGAGAAAAAGCCGACCCTATTGGACCGGGTAAAGCTGCTAAGATATGCGGAACCGCGCCGTCGGCGCGACCATTGCCACCTTATTGTGCTTTGAACCACAAATCCCCTGAGCCTCGCCAGGTCCGTTGCGAGGCCGGTCTCCCAGACCGCCAAGGAGTTGCATGAGCGATAAGTACGTCGAAGTCATCCCGCTGGGAGGGATGGGCGAGATCGGCAAAAACATGTTTGCCTTCCGGTACGCCGACGAGATTCTGATCGTCGACGGCGGCCTCGCCTTTCCTGACGCCCACATGCTGGGCATCGATCTGTTGATCCCCAAGATCGACTACCTGCAACAGAACGCCGACCTGATCAAAGGCTGGGTTCTGACCCACGGGCACGAGGATCACATCGGCGCGATGCCGTACATCGTGCCCCGTCTGCCACGGGTCCCGATCTACGGTGCCCGCCTGACCCTGGGCCTGCTCAAGGAGAAGTTTGCCGAGTTCGGCATCAAGGACACCATGGTGGACCTGCGTGAGGTCGACCCGGACGAGAAGCTGCGCATCGGCAAGCACTTCACCGTGGACCTGTTCCGCATCACCCACTCGATCCCGGACAACTCGGGCATGGTGATTCACACCCCGGTCGGACGCATCGTGCACACCGGCGACTTTAAGATCGAGCATCATCCACCGGACGGCAAGCCCAGCCACCTCGCCAAGATCGCGGCGGCCGGCAGCGAGGGCGTGCTGCTCCTCATCTCGGATTCCACCAACGCCGAGCGTCCCGGACAGACCACCTCCGAAGCCGAGGTGGCCTCGACCATCGACAAGATCGTGTCCTCGGCCAAGGGCCGGGTGTTCGTCACCACCTTCGCGTCGCACACGCACCGAATCCAGAACATCTTGCAGATCGCCGAGAAGCACCGCCGCCGCGTGGTGATGGAAGGCCGCTCGATGATCAAGTACGCCCAGGTGGCCCAGAGCCTGGGCTACATGAAGCTCAGTCACCCCCTGATCTCTACCGACGAGATGGGGGACCTCGCCGACGATCAGGTGCTGTTCCTGTGCACCGGATCGCAGGGTCAGCCGATGAGCGTGCTCTCGCGGCTCGCCATGGGCACGCACGCCAAACTGGCCCTCAAGCGCGGCGACACCGTGATCATGTCCTCGAGCCCTATCCCTGGCAACGAGGAAGCGGTCAACACGGTCATCAACCGCCTGTACGAGATCGGCGTGGAGGTCTACCATCCGCCGACCTACCGTGTGCACGCCTCGGGACACGGCAGCCAGGAAGAGCTCAAGCTGATCTTCAACCTGACCACCCCGCGCTACTTCCTGCCCTGGCACGGCGAGCCGCGCCACCAGGTCAACCATGCCCGCCTGGCCCAGAGCATGCCCACGCCCCCGCAGCGCACCATCATCGCGCGCAACGGCGACGTGGTACGGGTGGGACGCGACGAGTTCAAGGTGACCGGCCGCGTCCCGGCCGGCGCGGTGTACGTGGACGGCCTGGGTGTGGGCGACATCTCCGACGAGATCATCCAAGACCGCATGGCCATGAGCGGCGACGGGGTGCTCATCGTCACCGCCGTGCTGCACCCCACGCCGCACGTCGAGCTGATCTCGCGCGGCTTCGTAAAGTCCAACCGCGACCTCGAGGCCAGCATCCGCAAGGTGGCGGTCGAGGTGCTCGAGACCGGTGTGCGCGAGAAGCGCCGCATGGAAGACATCCGTGACGACCTCTACGGTGCGGTGCGCCGCTTCGTGCGCAAGGTTACCGGACGCAACCCGGTCCTGATTCCGGTGCTGGTGGAATAAACTCTGGCGGCTGCTTTCCTGCAAGAGGGCGGCGGCTGTCAGCCGCCGCCCTCTTGTTTGCGCCTGGGTTGAGCGATCGGTCATGATCGCTCGTGCACGCCTGTTCCTCATGCGATACTTAAACATGACCTTCCGCCTGCTCGTCCTCGCTGTGACCGTGGCCTGCTCCACGGCCTTTGCGGCCAAGCCCATCTCGTTGGTGTTCAGTGCCAAGCTTCCGGTGCTGGGACTGGGGCTGGACGACCACCTGACCGTGGTGCGCCGCCTCGAGATTCCCCAGGAGCGCTCGGACCAGCTGCGCCGCGCCAGACGCATCACCCCGTCCCTGCGCGCCGACCTCGAGCGTTTTGCGCGCGGCATCGACCGCGCGCCCGCCGACACCCGCTTTGAAGCGCTGAAGAACCGTTGGGGAGCCGTACAGCGCGACGGCTGGACCGTGGACCTCGCGGCCACCGAAACGGCCCTGCTCGAGGTGCTGCAAGACGCCTCGAGGGGGCAGGTGAACGTGGTGTACACCTCGACCCCGCCCACGCGCACGGTCGAGTTCTTCCGTAAACGCGGCATCATGACGCTGTTGGGCGAAGGGGTCAGCAGTTACGCGGGCAGTTCAGCGGCCCGCGTCACCAACATCCACGTAGGAGCCCGCAACTTCCAGGACCGCCTGTTCGAAGGCGAGGTGTTTTCCTTCAACCGGATGGTGGGAAACATCAACGCCAGGGCCGGGTACGTAGCGGGCATCGTGATCAGCGGGGACAGCACCGCCAGCGGCGTGGGCGGCGGCATCTGCCAGGTGTCCACCACCGTGTTCCGCAGCCTGTTCGCCGCCGGCCTGCCGATCAAGGAGCGCAAGAATCACTCGTATCAGATTCACTACTACCACCCGACCGGGCTGGACGCGACCATCTATCAGCCCACCGTAGATCTGAAGTTCACCAACGACACCCAGGGGGCGCTGTGGTTCCAGACCGAATGGGATGACCGCCGCGCCCGACTGGTCGTCCGCACGTTCGGCAAACCGCGGCGCGAACGGGTTGTGATCGGCGACCCGGTGATCCTCTCCTCTACCCCCGTTCCGCCCAACCGTTTCGTAACCGACGCGCGCCTGGCCCCCGGACAAACCCGGCTGCTCGAGGGCGGTGCGCGTGGGGCCGTGGTTCAGGTGACCCGCCGTTTCGAGGACCCGGCCAGCGGCCAGTTGATCCGTAGCGAAACGCTGCGCAGCAACTACCGTCCCTGGCCCAATACCTACGCCATCGGACCCGCTTCGGATTCGAGTGCGCGGGTTTCGTCCTCCGCACGCTGAGCCGCTACAGCACGGAGGGCAGGCCCTGCGGCCTGCCCTCCTCTTTTACATTCTCGCGAACGCCTAGCCCTGGTAACCCAGCAGTTCCAACAGGCGGTCCAGCTCTTCTCTCGAGTGAAAGCTCAGCTCGAGGCGCCCTTTGTCTTCGCCCTTGATGCGCACCTTGGCCCCGATCTGACGGCTGAGATCGCGCTCGATGTGAGCGTGCGCCCGGGGCACCAGTTCGTTGGTGGGGCGCGGCTCGCGCCGCAGCGCCTCGGCCTCGCGCACGGTCAGCTTCTTGCGCAAGATGGTCTGCAGCGCCCAGTCACGGTCCTCCTCGGGCTGGGCCAGGATCGCACGGGCATGACCGGCGCTGATCTCCCCCGCTTCGAGGGCCTCGAGCGCTGCGGCGGGCAGACTCAGCAGACGCAGGGCGTTGGCGACCGTGGAGCGGCCCTTGCCCACCGCCTGCGCCACCTCTTCCTGGCTGAGCCCGCGTTCGAGCAGCGCAGCGTAGGCGCGTGCCTCCTCGATCGGTCCCAGATCCTCGCGCTGCAGGTTCTCAACAATCGCGACCTCGAGGGCTTCACGGTCACTCATGTCCCGCACGATCGCCGGGATCTCGCTGAGTCCTGCGAGCTGCGCCGCCCGCCAGCGTCGCTCGCCGGCCACGATCTCGAAGGCGTTGTCTTCGGCGCGTGGGCGCACCAGGATCGGCTGCAGCACCCCTTTCTCGCGGATCGAGGCAGCAAGGTCAGCCAGGGCCTCGGGCTCGAAAGTCTGCCGCGGCTGGTAGGCCGCCTGCACGATGCGCTCGATGCTCAGGCTCTGGGCCCGCAGGCCGGGCACTTCGCTCACCGCGCCCGGGCGGGAGAGCAGGGCGTCAAGGCCGCGTCCCAGACTAGACTTTTTGGACACGCTGCATCACCTCCTCGGCCAGACGACGGTAGGCGCTGGCCCCGCTCGAGAGCGGCGAGTACAGGTTGATCGGTTTGGCGTACGAGGGAGCCTCGGAAAGCCGTACGTTGCGTGGCACCACGCTCCAGAACACCAGTTCCCCGAAGTGCGCCCGCACGTTCTCCTCGACCTGCTGCGCCAGGTTGGTGCGGCTGTCGAACATGGTGATGACCATGCCCAGGATGCGCAGCTCCGGATTCAGGCGCTCGCGTACCCGTTCGACGCTCTCCAGCAGTCCGGCCACGCCCTCGAGGGCGTAGTACTCGGCCTGCAAAGGAATGATCAGCGCGCCCGCCGCCGCGAGCACGTTGATGGTGAGCGGTCCCAGGCTGGGGGGCGCGTCGATCAGCACGACCTCGTAGCCCTCGAGGCGGCCCAGCAGATCGCGCAACGCGTAAGGCGTTTCGGTGAGTTCGACCGTCGCTCCGGCCAGATCGGGCGTGGCCGGCAACAGGTCCAGGTTCTCCTGCGGAGTCGATTGGATCAGCTCTCTTAAGCGCTCGGGTTCGGCCAGAGCCTGGTACACCCCTTCCTCGACGCCACGCGCACCGAGTCCGCTCGAGGCGTTGGCCTGAGGATCGAGGTCGACCAGCAGCACCCGCCGTCCGGACGCCGCCAGGTAAGCAGCGAGGTTGACGCCGGTGGTGGTCTTGCCGACCCCGCCTTTCTGGTTGACGATGCCGATGATCTTCACAGACGCTCCTGTCGTCCCGGGCCGGAGCCGTCGGGATGGGCTTGAGGTAGACCGTTTCACAATCGCTTCAGCTTCAAATGTACCAGATCGGCGTCGCTATCAAGCTGCAAACGCTCGAAGGCCAGCACGCACGGTCCCAGTTCGGCGGGCGGGGTCCAGCCGGCGGGCCGGCGGGTGATCAGATGCCACTCATCGGTGGTCACGGTGTCCAACAACGCCATCAGACCGGGCAGATCGGCCACCGCCTGTGCCGTCACCCACTCCAGCCGTTTCGGAAACCGGCGCACATCCCCGGGGAAGACCTCGGCGTTCTTCAGGCCCAACTGAGCCACCGCAATCTTCAGGAACGAGGCGCGACGCCGACGGATCTCACACAGGTGCACGGTCAGATCTGGGCGGGCCAGGGCCAGCGGAATTCCAGGCAGACCTCCGCCCGACCCGACGTCCAGTACCTCGGCTCCCTGCGGCAGGAAATCGCCGTAACGCCGGGCCGAGGCGATGTGCAGATCAAGGTCCCGCTGTACGGCGGGACCAAAAAGATCAAGGGCGGCGGCGTAGCGCAGCGCCAGGGTTTTATACTCCTGTTTCACGTGAAACACCCTTGTGCTGCTTCAGGTGGATCAGCAGCGCGTTGACATCCGAGTTGCGAATTCCCGGAATGCGCGCTGCCTGTCCGACCGTCGAGGGCCGCAACCGCTCGAGCTTCTCGCGTGCCTCGTTGGACAGCGAGGCCACCCGGCCGTAGTCCACACCCTCGAGGCTCTTCTCGCCGTGCTTGCGTTCAACCTCGAGTTGCGCCCGGCTGCGGTCGATATAACCCGCGTACTTTACCCGGATCTCCAGGCTCTCGCGCTCGGTCCAGCTCAGATCCTGCGGCAGCTCGATGCCGAGAGGGGAGAGGTCGTCCACGTGAATTTCGGGTCGCTTGAGCCACTGTTCGCCGGTGATTCCCTGGTGACGCTGGGTGCGCAGCACCTCCGCAGCGCGCTCGATGCGGGCGTACTTCGCCTGCACCTCGTGCAGGCGTGCCTCGTCGATCAGGCCCAACTCGTGCGCGAAGGACGAGAGCCGCTCGTCCGCGTTGTCCTGACGCACCAGCAGTCGGTGTTCCACCCGACTGGTCATCATGCGGTACGGCTCGTCGGTACCCTTGAATACCAGATCATCGAGCATCACACCGATATAGCCTGTTTCACGTGAAACATGTCGTTCCTCGAGACCGTGGGCACGTCTGGCAGCGGCAGTTCCGGCAATCAGACCCTGGGCCGCCGCCTCCTCGTAGCCGCTGGTGCCGTTGATCTGGCCGGCAGTGAACACTCCGGGCATCCGGCGCGACTCGAGATTGAGGGTCAGCTCGGTTGACTCCACCACATCGTATTCGACCGCATAGGCGTAACGTTGAATCACCGCACGTTCAAATCCGGGCAACGACCGTACCAGTTCTTCTTGCAACTGGGGCGGCAGACTGCTCGAGAAGCCCTGCAGGTACACCTCGCTGGTATCCACACCGTCGGGTTCCACGAACAGCAAGTGCCGGTCGTGGTGCGCGAAACGCACGATCTTGTCCTCGATCGAGGGGCAGTAACGCGGTCCTAAGCCCTCGATGTCCCCGGCGTACATCGGCGACTCGTGCAGGTTCTCGAGAATCAGCCCGTGCGTGCGCGGCGTGGTATGGGTCTGCCAGGTGGGGCTGCGCCGCGCATCCGGCCCTTCTACTCCGCTGAAGGTGTGAACCGGGTCATCTGCCGGAATTTCGAGCAGTGCGGTGAAGTTCACCGAGTCTGCACGCACGCGCGGAGGAGTGCCGGTCTTGAAGCGCTTGAGGCGGTGCCCGGCACGTTCGAGCGCGGCCGACAGATACCTCGAGGGCGGCTCGCCCTGGCGCCCCTCGTTCCTCGAGTGGCGCCCGTACCAGGTAAGACCGCGCATAAAGGTTCCGGCTGCCACCACCACCGAACGCGCCCAGAACGATCGTCCGTCGGTGGTGAACACCTGCCAGCCCCCCTGCTCGGGGAACAGGTCCGCCGCCTCACCGCGCAGGATCTCGATGCCCGGGTTTCCCAGCACGTAATGCTGGGCCCGTTCGGCATAGCGATCGCGCTCGTTCTGAACCCGCAGGCTGTGCACCGCGGGTCCCTTGGAGGCGTTGAGAATTCGGGTATGAATGGCGGTGTCGTCGGCAATGCGTCCCATCAGACCGCCCAGGGCATGCACCTCGGCGACCAGTTGACTCTTGCCCGGACCGCCGACCGCCGGGTTGCACGGCATGCGCCCGATGGTCGCCGGGTTGGCGATCATCAGCGCCACCGGACCGAACTTGGCGGCGGCATGCGCTGCCTCGATCCCGGCGTGGCCGCCTCCGATAACGATGACTGGGTAACGCGCCTGCATATCCTTCCCACTCTAGCGTACCCGGAGGCCCTCGAGGTAACGTCGCTCACTCCCGGAACGCAACGAGGCTATTAGTAGTTCCCCACAGCTGTGGAAAAGTCATTCACAGCGTCTGGGAGCGGCACTCGACCCCGAGAGGCTTTGCCTATATTATGAGGCGTGCAACCTTAAGGAAAGGGGTGCCGAATATCTCGCAGGAAATCTGGTCCGACGTTCTAGACTACGTGCGCAAAAGCATTTCCGACGTGGAATACCACACCTGGTTCGCGCATGTACGCCCGCTGGGCGTACAGGGTGGGGAGCTGGTGTTGGGCGTGCGCAACTCCTTTGCCCAGGAGTGGTTTCGTGACCACTACCTGGATCTGCTGGAAAACGCGCTGCGCCACCTCGGAGCGCAGCATCCCAAGGTGAGCTTTCAGGTGCTCCCGGCCGTGCAAGACGCCATGATCCTGCCCGAACCCCGGGAGCCGGAGCCACGCTCGGCCAGGGCGGGAACCCCCGCGGCCCCTGCGGGCGACAACCTGCGAAAGAACCTGAACCCGAAGTACGTCTTTGAGCACTTCGTGGTGGGGCCCAACAACAATCTGGCGCACGCGGCGGCGGTGGCGGTGGCCGAATCGCCCGGGCGGGCTTACAACCCGCTGTTCATCTACGGCGACGTGGGGCTCGGCAAGACGCACCTGATGCACGCGGTCGGTCACTACGTCTCGGAACGGCACCCGGAGATGCGCATCGAATACGTATCGACCGAGACCTTCACCAACGACTTGATCAATGCGATCCGTGAGGACCGCATGACCGCCTTCCGCAACCGCTACCGCTCCATCGACCTGCTCCTGGTCGACGACATCCAGTTCCTCGCCGGCAAGGAGCGCACGCAGGAGGAGTTCTTTCACACCTTCAACGCCCTGCACGAAAACCACAAACAGATCATCCTCTCGAGCGATCGGCCACCGCGCGACATCCAGACCCTGGAGAACCGCCTGCGGTCACGCTTCGAGTGGGGACTGATCACCGACATCCAGAGCCCCGAGTTCGAGACCCGGGTGGCGATCCTGAAAATGAACGCCGAGTTCCGGCGCATCAACGTACCGCAAGACGTGCTCGAGCTGATCGCCAAGCAGGTCACGTCCAACATCCGCGAGCTCGAGGGGGCCCTGATGCGGGTGATTGCCTTCGCCAGCCTCAACAACGTGGAGATTACCCGGGCCGTGGCCGCCAAGGCGCTGTTCGAGGTGTTCACGGCCACCGAGATTCACCTCGAGATGCGCGACATCGTCAAGGCGGTGGCCGATCACTACGGCATGTCGGTGGAAGTTCTCAAGGGTTCGAGTCGGACCCGCGACGTGGTGGTTCCGCGGCAGATCGCCATGTACCTGATCCGCGACATGACCACGCATTCCCTGCCCGAGATCGGTCAGTTCTTTGGCCGGGACCACTCGACCGTGCTGTATACCACGCAGAAACTCAGCGAGCAGATCGGCAAGGACAGCGAGCTCAGCGCGGCGGTTCAGGCGCTGCGGCAACGGCTTCAGGGCCTGGAATCAGAGGTCTAGACAAGACCTCTTTTTTCTTGTGCGAGTCTTCACTTACTGTGGATAACCCTGTGGATAACCCTGTGGATAAGTTGTGGATAACCCTGTGGAAAACTACCCCCTCTTGGAACCTGTGGATAACCTCGGGGTTTTTCCACAGGTTATCCACAGGCAAAGCCG from Deinobacterium chartae encodes:
- the mnmG gene encoding tRNA uridine-5-carboxymethylaminomethyl(34) synthesis enzyme MnmG; translated protein: MQARYPVIVIGGGHAGIEAAHAAAKFGPVALMIANPATIGRMPCNPAVGGPGKSQLVAEVHALGGLMGRIADDTAIHTRILNASKGPAVHSLRVQNERDRYAERAQHYVLGNPGIEILRGEAADLFPEQGGWQVFTTDGRSFWARSVVVAAGTFMRGLTWYGRHSRNEGRQGEPPSRYLSAALERAGHRLKRFKTGTPPRVRADSVNFTALLEIPADDPVHTFSGVEGPDARRSPTWQTHTTPRTHGLILENLHESPMYAGDIEGLGPRYCPSIEDKIVRFAHHDRHLLFVEPDGVDTSEVYLQGFSSSLPPQLQEELVRSLPGFERAVIQRYAYAVEYDVVESTELTLNLESRRMPGVFTAGQINGTSGYEEAAAQGLIAGTAAARRAHGLEERHVSRETGYIGVMLDDLVFKGTDEPYRMMTSRVEHRLLVRQDNADERLSSFAHELGLIDEARLHEVQAKYARIERAAEVLRTQRHQGITGEQWLKRPEIHVDDLSPLGIELPQDLSWTERESLEIRVKYAGYIDRSRAQLEVERKHGEKSLEGVDYGRVASLSNEAREKLERLRPSTVGQAARIPGIRNSDVNALLIHLKQHKGVSRETGV
- the dnaA gene encoding chromosomal replication initiator protein DnaA; this translates as MRRATLRKGVPNISQEIWSDVLDYVRKSISDVEYHTWFAHVRPLGVQGGELVLGVRNSFAQEWFRDHYLDLLENALRHLGAQHPKVSFQVLPAVQDAMILPEPREPEPRSARAGTPAAPAGDNLRKNLNPKYVFEHFVVGPNNNLAHAAAVAVAESPGRAYNPLFIYGDVGLGKTHLMHAVGHYVSERHPEMRIEYVSTETFTNDLINAIREDRMTAFRNRYRSIDLLLVDDIQFLAGKERTQEEFFHTFNALHENHKQIILSSDRPPRDIQTLENRLRSRFEWGLITDIQSPEFETRVAILKMNAEFRRINVPQDVLELIAKQVTSNIRELEGALMRVIAFASLNNVEITRAVAAKALFEVFTATEIHLEMRDIVKAVADHYGMSVEVLKGSSRTRDVVVPRQIAMYLIRDMTTHSLPEIGQFFGRDHSTVLYTTQKLSEQIGKDSELSAAVQALRQRLQGLESEV